Below is a window of Cydia amplana chromosome 3, ilCydAmpl1.1, whole genome shotgun sequence DNA.
caataaggacatcatggtaaggccccttaGTGTCGTGGTGGGAAATTAAATGCGACAAGATTTTTATGCGCCATCTATATAGGGACAAAtcaaaatgaatgaaattaatgaaaGAGTGTAAAAAGTCGTGTGGCGATTAGTGAAAGCATGTGAAActcttatttatattaaatattttttattgcattaCATACCACTGTAAGCTAGAATACAATACAGAAGTTACTTTAAACTTTTggcaaagtgtaataatatgttacctgcaataatatgttactcttcgaaggccgcaacaATATGTAACACGTTCTTTTCGCTCtataaataagatcgtgtcagatattttcgcGTCCTTCGTTGTgtaggtaacatattattgcaggtgactgtacattgtaCCGAACCAAGTGCATGTATTTGGtaaaatcaaatatatttttggaatcggctcagaaagccctttcgtttaataccacacacgataggtttataaacaatttaaaaaaatccatacaaaagaaagatgacgtcataactcctctcggttttttttatttgttggtgcttcgggtcaaattgtttcaaatattctaaagatcaatcgtaccgattttcatacctttaacatcatttgcagcattttactgaatttctcgttGTACCGCCAGTGCTGCCTATCTGCACATTTTCATTGTTACTAattttttataacttttgtgAGTTTTTCACCCTTTTAATAATACTCTACAATACTTTTCCGTAGATTCGTATTCCGGCCATGCACTTATTTATGTCCTTTCATCTCCTTTTCCTCGTTTCTTTAAATCTTAATAAAGAAACAGAATTATTACGGACTTAAACAGATTTATTGCTTACTTGGCggcatttattaaaaatattatgtacagtTTCGAGTTGGACGTTGCTcggaaaataaaatatcgagTTCTTGGAACGCATTTCACGTTCTAGGATTATACATGAATTAAATTCATACCATAAAACTAATCAAAACGAAACCAAAAGGAAAGAAGTCTGAAGATAAtatatcagaggggctaccgcaaaaaccgaatttcgcaaactGAGGACATTTTTCTCtgccactctaattacgccttcgttggagtgaaagagaaagatccccgcaatttgtgaaattcggatttcgcggtagcccctctgaaccccgagtgtaaatttcattcgataaaaCGTAATTGTTATATTCTACGAGCGTTCGTTGCGTTAGGGTTCAATATAATAACGGCTTTCGGGCGTTGTTGAAGCTGCCCCGCTTCTGTAGCGCTTCTAAAATGTTTGCGGAGGCACGCACAGATGGGTTTCACGCCATCGTGCGCAAAAGAAAAGAACTGCCTCGCTAGTCAGTAGGATCCGGGGCAGCTCTAACGGCATCCTAAAGGTGTTTGCAGGAAAGCCTGATTCTCCcatacacagacatattaataaGTTAATGATCATGGGTAGTTAATTgtctacattttaattttatcgattttatgtgattttatttatttattgacatttttaatttttattaatttaatttattgtaaattttaatttcatttatttataacttatgtagtattttaaatattaacaataGATTTTAAGTCACTTTGTACCTAACAGCAATGGATCATAAGTCAtctgaataaagaaattatattattattatgtctattaaattccttgaacctaaataatattatttgtatgggattttgaacagcgcgccaagccgGATTTTGgcaactcaaaatcccatacaaaagaCACTTAGATGGCATCGCTTCTGAACAGAATACGTGACAGCCCGAACAGcctcctgccctagtagcacggtcgcatttttatcatttatcaccatgcctgtcacgttctaacaagtatgtaagtgcgaaagtgacgggcttagtgatagtggataaatatggatccgtgctgagcccgctgaagaCAATAGCTGTAAGGAATGAGTGCTCAGTGATGCaacacttaattaaaaatacgttGTCATTAGTGAGTTACGAATACTAACATAGTTTTTAGGTTTTAGTTTGTATATAATACTAACAAAATGGATCTTGttgtctaaataaataaacattcattattatatattaacgcaaacgcgtacatcACGTTGCGCTATcttatgaaatttacactaggggtacatgCCTAGACGGCAATTTTCTATtagttcttaacaaacacatccctcgctacgcatcctctcacatctctggtggaaactcAGCctagagagcctttaccagctggttTGTTTAAAAAGGTTTTCCTAAAAATGCTCTTCCATAGGCAATGTTTTTCAAACAAACATACCCGTCAAAAGACCGGCCAAGTTTGTTCTTTTATTCCCCAAGGGGCGAaggattttaaaaatattttcggtTCGCTTTTACCATTTCGTGCTTTTTTACTTTTTCCGTCGTACTTGCTTAAATGAAAGTTTGAACGAATGAATAGAGGTCAGTAAGGACGTGAATAAAGAATTTAGGTTCATGGAATTTAATTTCGGCACTATTTCTTACCTTGTCACTGTCACATTAGTATGAGCTCCCTAGCTACTTTCAAAttggttgtcactgtgacaaggcacGAAATGGTACAGTGGCCATCAGTTATACaagatgttcacaatatctgaacacgcactctaacgccctgacaatagaggtgtgttcagatatttggatatatctgatggcgactgtaccacccAAAAAGTATGCAGAATTATCAAGTTGATTATAACTTTCTCTTCTTTACtctcgtacttttatttgtcatttaaagggtcgtgcacgacacacctttaaacccctatcttagtctattccccaaaaaagtatttgtgcataaacgcggtatctttttggcacttttacgatacatcgtgtaatcaccacttaaaaaataatgtatgaaatacattgttgccaacctaattttaattgtcatctttgacagatgagtgaaccatagacatgtttttttatttcattcattctcttcccgcccgtaccctccaatctttgctacttcttgaatgaaaaatatttgtaaaatttacaattttatttcaaagtaagtccttggtcgtagaaaaagtattacatgtaggtatgcaacgttgtttaactgagtcaaaaaatactcgtggcgtctttattaacaattttcggcttcacctcaaattgttactcacgccactctccttttttgacctctcttaaacaacggttgcataaaatactatatcagtttttattgcaatttttgAATAGGCAGTGGAATTTTATGCGGAATTACATTCTTGTATAACTTTAACATACAATCTGGTTAATGCAATTTGTCCAAACAAAAAGCTTTTGTTGTATTCGTATTTTATTGTTGAAATTTTGTTGAATTTCCAtcagtaggtatgtaataataattgagATGATTTTAATATTGGACTTATAGGTACGGATTTTAAAATATGATAGCGATTTGATGtgttatattacttatattccTGTATTATCTTATATGTAATATAATCGGATAAGATATTTTGTACGGTACGGTCAAGCAATAGGTATTATAACgacttttaggtacctacgtatccCGGAAgtcttttcttttttatttaattaaattataaaattgatTTGATATGAtgataaaatacataatataatattattgataGGCATACATCAAGGGCCCAtacatattagaacaaattatattattttcaggaaatattttaattttttgttaggtatttcaagaaacactactatatttatatttttcttagtatatgacatttatttcagtttatacatTAAGGACCATTTACATTTCTAAATTTAATGTACCCATTAGtaactaatgtagaatataattattgtaaatatgttgaggcctacttattttaaatctatatatataaatgcaagtgtcctgactgactgactgactgactgattcatcaacgcagagccgaaactacaaaagatagaaagttgaaatttacacaccaggttacatttataaagtgtacaagagataagaagcgattttgagaaattcaactcctaagaGGGTTataaaggggatgaaagtttgtatggagttcaagttttattttaagctagaaatttgaaattacctaaaaagatatattattaaaatacaaggaaactaatttcagcgttttcgaaaattcatcccctaaggcgatgaaaaaggggttgaaagtttgtatggatatcacacgtgttttcgagtgcgggactagaatctttgtatttggagatattattagaagacaggaaaagtaaattcagtgttttgtaaaattcatcccctaacagggttaaaaaggggttgaaagtttgaatccattacaaatgcttttaaacttcttagaaaggcataatagccgattagaaaaaaagttattgcaacgtttttagaaattcaacccctaagggggttaaaaagggaatgaaagttcgtcttggggtgcaaattttattttaagctaggaacttgaaattttgcaaaaaggtattaaattaaaatacaagaaaactaatttcagcgtttttgaaaattcatctcctaaggtggtgaaaaaaagggttgaaattttgtatggatatcaaacattttttcgagcgtgggacttgaatctttgtatttggggatattattagaagacaggaaaagtaattttagcattttgtaaaattcatcccctaacagggttaaaaaggggttgaaagtttgtatagggttcaaattttatttaaacctaggaacttcaaacttcgtaaataggtagttaggtagtaggttttattaaatagaggacatgaaaatcttctaagggggttgagagggattatatcgagaacaattttattcagttaggggcttgaaactttgtaggttgtgaaagacaagtctcatgcgttgtataatattaataattaacaaatgattaactgtcCCTAATGCAATCTTttactgcataatgttctaagctaatgtagaatacctatataaccaccaatatacaaaaccacgcgtacgaagtcgcgggcaacagctagttttaaatataaatatataaacccGTGTGTGAATTTAATTTGATAACGTTACGTGCGTTcccgtttgcgttatgtctatttttgtatgggattttgaccagcgcgccaagcgggacgttttggaaactcaaaatcacaTACAAAATGATACTTAACGCAAcgtgtacgtcacgtcacgctatcgaatgagatttacactaggggtactgcATTTCATGTAATCATGTTTTATTGACGTTTGCGGAATGAGAGAtcaaattaagattttcagatTCCAAATAAGCCTCTTGATAGCGCTATTGACAAATATTCGCTGGACATAATTTcattatgaatagtttaaatATAAAGCGTGCATTCAATGTCCAAGCTtttgttatacagggtgtcccaagaagtagtgatatactgaagctgggaggtagaggacctagagggctatctgaatcacccccatgtatgttccgcgatttttcgtattttcggagttatgattttttttaatttttcacctatcgccgagtacgatgagatttttatttatggtgacgtgaattattgcggtagatgcttgattttttttgtgagatgcttgatatttcgtacataacttccgaaaaactcattggtacgagccggggttcgaacccgcgacctccggattgcaagtcgcacgctcttaccgctaggtcaccagcgctttatgtacggaaccctaaaaagcaataTTCAATTTATTGAGGCTTAGCTTTTCCTTGAAATGCCTGTAGCAAGGCGTCTTACTACGGATTTATGATAAATTTCGTAAACTACAGGATTGACTGTGAAGGCGACGAACACAGATCACATTATGACTCGACCAGCGAGACGGACATGCGATAGTTATGACTCCTATAACGATGGCTTagcgctggaccagcgagacGGCCATacggttatggctcctctacacgatgtcCCAGCGCTGGatcagcgagatggccatgcgatagTTGAGAGCACGCACTATGGAATGGGCCACGCACCAATGCTGGCCCACCACCTTTGATGTCTggacgaaaaaccgacaccgtggccatcccatcgccataagccatccgacatctaccctctctacacgccGGCCCATCTTATTGGACCAGTATGATGGCCCATAgagtagaggagccattataagattaaagacaaaaataaatgaataaatactatAGGTCGGTTTCCGTTGGGGCAGGTCCACGATCGACGCAATTGCGAGGTGAGGGCCCTAGCGGATGAAGCAGTAACCCGGGGTGACGTGGTTTTGGCGGTGTCTCTAGACATCGCCAACGCATTCAACTCCCTGTCCTGGGCTTGTATCAGGGCGGCACTGAGGCGCCATGCCGTGCCTGAGTACCTGCGGAAGACGGTGGAGGATTACCTCACCGATAGAACCGTTAGGTACCCTGCGCGAAGTGCTTGGGAGGAGAAGGGGCTATCGTGCTGTGTTCCACAGGGGTCTGTCCTAGGACCACTCCTGTTGAACATCGGGTACGACTGGGTGTTGAGGGGGGCCAACTTGCCGGGAGTGAGCGTGACCTGTTACGCCGACGCTCGCGGCAACAGCTTCAGGGAGGCGTCAATTCGGGCCACAGCGGGAGTAGCGTCGGATTATCACAAATAAAAGAATATGTAAACAAATGTAATAACAAGTTGAAACACATTGATTTTCCTAGAGAATTGGAGGCATGTTGTGATAAGTTATGTAATAACAATTGTCATAGGAAAATCATTGACAAACTGTATTATTCTATTACGGGGGCACTCATTGAGGCTTCGGTTGGTAGTTGTGGCAGAGAGCGGACCGGGGGACGTGGTTATGTGACGGGCTGGAACAAACATGTCCGGGGGGCTCACTTGAAGGCGAGGCTTTGTTTTCAGGAATGGTGTGCACACGGTAAACCTAAATCCGGCCGCTTATATGAGGAAATGTGCAGTTCCAGGAAAGAATTCAAAGCCAAACTGAAGTTCTGTCAAAACAACAAAGACCAAATTAGAATGGATATAATTGCCTCACACCATAGGTCAAAAAACTTCGTTCAGTTCTGGAAATCCACTAATAAAGTAAATCCTCGAGTGAGCCCACCGGCTAGTGTAGAGGGTATTAGTGGGCCCAGTGACGTTGCCAACCTTTTTATGAATCACTTCAAAGTGGAACCAATGTCAGCTGTCGGGGGTGGACAGGTGCTCGATGCTGGGAACCGCGGGCCTGGTGACAGCCTGATCAGAATTACGCCAGCAGAAGTGTCTAAGGTAATCCGACAGATGACGAGAGGTAAGTCGCCCGGGCACGACGGCCTCAGTATCGAGCATCTGCAATATGCAGGCGTGCATCTCCCTAGAGTTCTGGCCATGTTTTATACATTCTGCTTACGCCACAACTACTTGCCGGATGACCTCATGAAGACTATAGTCGTAcctatcataaaaaataagacAGGCGATGCCTCCGACAAGTCCAATTATAGGCCAATTTCTCTGGCTACTATCCTGGCGAAAGTACTGGACAGTGTGCTTAACACGTATATGAACAAGCATATTAACCTCCATGACGCCCAGTTCGGTTTCCGACCGGGACTATCCACTGAGTCAGCAGTTCTATGTCTCAAGCACACTGTTCGGTATTATACTGAGAGGAGCACGCCGGTATACGCATGCTTTTTGGACTTGTCGAAGGCATTTGACCTGGTGTCATACCAAGTGTTGTGGAACAAGTTAAGCGTGAGCTCGAGTTTACCAACTGAAATCATAAAAATTTTCAAATATTGGTATGACAACCAATCAAATATGGTTCGATGGGCGGGGGGATACTCTGATGTCTATAAAATGCAGTGCGGAGTCAGACAGGGAGGGTTAACTTCGCCCACTTTATTCAACATGTACATTAACAGCTTGATTGAGGAGCTCAGCAGCGCAGGTGTCGGATGTTCGGTGGATGGTTGTTTTGTTAACAACATAAGCTACGCAGACGACATGGTGCTGCTGAGTCCCTCAGTCAACGGCCTTCGGATTCTGCTGGATATATGTGAAAGATATGCGGTGGCCCACGGTCCAAAATATAATGTGAAAAAGAGTGAGGTATTACTGTTTAAGTCTGGCACTAAAACATATCCCATTCCGCCAATAATGCTCAGTGGTTCTCCTCTTCAAACAGTAACTAAATTCAAATACTTGGGTCACTGGGTTACTGATACTCTAAAAGACGATGTTGATATAGAAAGGGAGCGCAGAGCACTGTCGGTAAGGTGTAATATGCTGTCTCGCAGGTTTGCGCGTTGTTCGACAGAGGTAAAAATAACCTTGTTCAAAACGTATTGTCAAACCTTATACACGTGCAACCTGTGGAGTCACTACACCAAAAAAGCCTACAGTGCTTTGCGCGTCCAATACAATAACGCCTTCAGGGGGTTGTTGGGGCTGCCCTGGCGCTGCAGCGCGTCAGGAATGTTCGCCGCGTGGAGAACCGATGGTTTCCAAGCCGTGCTGCGCAAGCGGGTGGCGTCCCTGGGCGAGCGCGTGCGGGGCAGCGCCAACACTCTCCTGAAGGTGATAACCGAGAGGATGGACAGCCCTATCCTCGCTCACTGGATGTCCTTGCATGTtaattgtaattataattatactttttaCTAACACACCTACCTTAATTTTACTAACATAATATGGATGTATTTGTATCCGAAATAAatgctttcatttcatttaatttcattaggAGGCTGGGGTTGGAGGTGGTCCTGAACAAATCAGAGGCCTTGTGTTTCCATGGGCCTCGGAAGGCCCCTCCGGCGGGTTCCAGCTTAATGGTGGGGGAAACGTCCATTGGTGTCAAGTCGACAATGCGGTACCTGGGTATAGTCCTTGACAGCCGTTGGACGTTCAAGAAACACTTTGAGGGCCTTGCTCCCAAACTAATTGGAGCGGCGTCGGCACTCAGCCGGCTTCTACCCAACGTCAGTGGGCCGAATGTGGGCTGCAGGAAACTGTACGCGGGTGTTGTGCGGTCTATGGCCCTATATGGGGCGCCCATTTGGGCATTCACCCTGACCGCCGAAAATCAGGCCCAATTGCGGAGGCCGCAGCGGGTTATGGCGGTCAGGATGGTGAGGGCATACCGCTCCGTCTCACACGAGGCAGCGTGCGTGTTGGCGGGGACTCCGCCCTGGGACCTGGACCCAGCAGCACTCGGGCGATTATCCTAACCGCGCGCTTCTGGAGGCGGAAGACCCTTTCCCACTCGGCACAGCGTCCCCATAGCTCCGCACCATACTGGATCAGCGAGTGCACCGTGGCAAAATAGCACGAGCGCGCGACCTCATCCGACACCAACCTAGTTACTCGTCCTAATGCAAAGCACGCACTGCCGATTCTTCCGCTGAGTCTGTTAATATGATGGTCCCACTTTAGACAGGTGTCAATTTCGAACCCTAGGAAACCGGTACTACTTAATTGGTCTAAGGCGGTCCCATTTGCAGAAACAGCAAGCGGCCTCGTGCTGCGACCTGATAGATTGAAGACCAGGTAGTGGGTCTTCTTAAGGTTTAGCGCTAGACCGTTGGCATTAAACCACTGTGCAAGCTGCGCCGCGGTTTCATTTAATTTGTCTTCTATGGTGTCCACGGATTGCGCTGTGACGATTGCAGCAACATCATCGGCGTATACAAGGATTTCAGCGGCCTGTATTGCATGCGGCAGATCGTTCAGCAACAACGAGAATAATATGTTTGAAACCGATGAGCCCTGAGCTACACCCATGGTCGTTTCTAGCGGGTCTGATCTAGCCGTTCCGCCATCTCCTACTACAATTTGAGATCTACATTGCAGAAGACTCTTGAACAAGGAAAGTGTCGGACCATCGATCCCATAATGCCTTAGCTTGCTGGTAAGGACTGCGTGGTCTGCGACGTCAAAAGCCCTGGACAGGTCGCAGCACAATAAAGCAACTTGCTGTTTCCTCTCTCTGGCGTCTGCTACGCGTCGGACCACATCACGGGTCAGTGTGGTTGTGGAGCGGCCCGCTCGATAGGCGTGTTGTCTGTCAGATAGGGCGCTCGTCGACTCTAGGAAACTCGTCAGCCGGCGGCTGAGTCTGTTTTCAAGGACCTTTGCCATTGCGGGGATAATAGCAACGGGTCTGTATGCATCCATATCCCCCCTTTTACCCTTGCCTTTAAAGATGGAAGCTATTTTGCTGATTTTAAGTGGTTTAGGGTAGGTTCCAGTAGCCCTCAGTAGTTTCATATTTATCCCGTAGATGTCCATTGAGGCTTTAGGATGAATGAGGGAGGTTATCAAACGATAAACCTCGTCTGCGCTGAAAGGTCGGAGCTTCAGGGAACGATCCGCAGCCGGCAGCGCGGCGCGCAGCTGGCGTAGGGCACGGGTACAGCCCGCGCGCGGCGCGCCGCACGCCGCCGCGGCGCTGAGGAACCTGTTGTTCAGTGCGTCAACAGCGTCCTTTTTACTTGCGAACTGTGACCCATCGGTGTTTACAATCACCTCTGTGACGTCCAATCGTGGGCAGTTATTTTTGCCCAGTTTTTGCCTCTCTCCTTGTTCACGACATTCCAGAGCATTTTAGACTTATTGTTGCCGGTATTTATTAGGTCACTATAgtaaatggattttttcttcttaATTAAAATGTCATATTGCAATTTGATGTCAGTTATAAAGTTACTAATATTATCATTGCTCATGTGTCGCTTTCCTAATTCTatcatatcaaataaaaaagatttaaataatttaatgtcaTAATTAATCCAGGTTGGGTAATGTCCACCCCCGactattttttttcttagtGGAAAACAAATGTCAACTTTAtttgaaattatatttataagtgAAGTTGTAAGACTACTGGCGTCGCTATTTTTTGCAAAAATGTGACTCCAATCAACG
It encodes the following:
- the LOC134662727 gene encoding uncharacterized protein LOC134662727; its protein translation is MKVPKLRTELNSTPRSSKLSHVVNVEQEKGCGENRPLRNTGVNGHEVRRAAINDYSDRPFTQEFASKKDAVDALNNRFLSAAAACGAPRAGCTRALRQLRAALPAADRSLKLRPFSADEVYRLITSLIHPKASMDIYGINMKLLRATGTYPKPLKISKIASIFKGKGKRGDMDAYRPVAIIPAMAKVLENRLSRRLTSFLESTSALSDRQHAYRAGRSTTTLTRDVVRRVADARERKQQVALLCCDLSRAFDVADHAVLTSKLRHYGIDGPTLSLFKSLLQCRSQIVVGDGGTARSDPLETTMGVAQGSSVSNILFSLLLNDLPHAIQAAEILVYADDVAAIVTAQSVDTIEDKLNETAAQLAQWFNANGLALNLKKTHYLVFNLSGRSTRPLAVSANGTALDQLSSTGFLGFEIDTCLKWDHHINRLSGRIGSACFALGRVTRLVSDEVARSCYFATVHSLIQYGAELWGRCAEWERVFRLQKRAVRIIARVLLGPGPRAESPPTRTLPRVRRSGMPSPS